GAGGGCGACCCACCGCCCCCGCTGCCCGAGGGCTGCTTCGCCCTGGTGCCCCTGGAGGAGGCGACCGAGCGACTGGTGCGCCTGATCAGGTCGTTCCGCCCGCACGTCGTCACGACGTACGACGAGCGCGGCGGCTACCCGCACCCCGACCACATCCGCTGCCACGAGGTGAGCGTGGCCGCGTTCGCAGCGGCGGGCGACCCGGAGCAGTTCCCGGACGCCGGTGAGGCCTGGCAGCCGCTGAAGCTCTACTACCACCACGGGTGGAGCTACGAGAAGATCAAGGCGATCCACGAGGCGATGCTCGCCCACGGCCTCGAGTCGCCGTACGCCGAGCGCCTCGAGAGCTGGACCCGCGAGCCCGAGTGGGACGAGCGGATCACCACCCGGGTGCCGTGCGGGGAGTACTTCGGGGTCCGCGACCAGGCTCTGCTGGCCCACGCGACCCAGATCGACCCCGACGGCGCCTGGT
This genomic window from Nocardioides cynanchi contains:
- the mca gene encoding mycothiol conjugate amidase Mca: MSQHHARAPQVGAGLRLMHVHAHPDDESSKGAATTAKYVAEGVDVHVVTCTGGERGSILNPKMDRPDIAANITEVRRQEMERARDILGVRQDWLGFVDSGWPEGDPPPPLPEGCFALVPLEEATERLVRLIRSFRPHVVTTYDERGGYPHPDHIRCHEVSVAAFAAAGDPEQFPDAGEAWQPLKLYYHHGWSYEKIKAIHEAMLAHGLESPYAERLESWTREPEWDERITTRVPCGEYFGVRDQALLAHATQIDPDGAWFAIPHSIQQQVWPTEDFELVTSHVESVIPEDDLFAGIRDRAAGAA